In Pseudofrankia saprophytica, one genomic interval encodes:
- a CDS encoding helix-turn-helix domain-containing protein, which translates to MVRSGSAAVEVVLSEDERGELVRRLGDVDRRVVERARIVLAAAEGLSNPEVAASVGVSLRTAGRWRRSFARGRLAGLEDAAPSGRSKAAELVLSEPERVQLERWARRAKTAQFLALRARIVLRAAEGGTDRRVAAELGVDESTVLRWRTRFTERRLDGLSDEPRVGRPPSILLDQVEDGACHDFRVSQR; encoded by the coding sequence ATGGTGCGTTCCGGCTCTGCTGCGGTTGAGGTCGTCCTGTCTGAGGACGAGCGTGGCGAGTTGGTCCGGCGGCTGGGCGATGTGGATCGCCGGGTCGTGGAGCGGGCGCGGATCGTGTTGGCGGCGGCGGAGGGCCTGTCGAACCCGGAAGTGGCCGCGTCGGTCGGGGTGTCGTTGCGGACGGCGGGCCGCTGGCGGCGGTCGTTCGCCCGTGGCCGGTTGGCTGGTCTGGAGGATGCTGCTCCGTCGGGTCGGTCGAAGGCCGCGGAGCTTGTGCTGTCCGAGCCCGAGCGGGTCCAGTTGGAACGCTGGGCGCGGCGGGCGAAGACGGCCCAGTTCCTCGCGTTGCGGGCACGGATCGTGCTGCGCGCCGCTGAGGGCGGGACTGATCGGCGGGTCGCCGCCGAGCTCGGCGTCGACGAGTCGACGGTGCTGCGATGGCGGACCCGGTTCACCGAACGTCGCCTCGACGGGCTGTCCGACGAGCCGCGGGTGGGCCGGCCCCCGTCGATTCTGCTCGACCAGGTCGAGGACGGAGCCTGTCATGATTTCCGTGTAAGCCAGAGGTGA
- a CDS encoding IS256 family transposase — MTQSGTLRTNDEAAAQRIAEAFAPDAIDALLKDAKATGTPVDGVDGLLNRMTKAVLERALQVEMTDHLGYEVGDPAGHGTGNSRNGMSTKTVSTRNGPVDIEVPRDRNGSFEPTIVPKRARRIGNLDDTILSLYSRGMTTRDIEAHLGEVYGVQASRELISNVTEVVVDEIKAWQSRPLDEVYPILYVDGLRIRVKDNGVVTTKVAYLAVGVDVDGRKHALGCWIQDAEGAKFWQKVLADLRNRGVRDLLIVCCDGLTGLPEAVVAVFPETVVQTCVVHVIRNAMRFVSYNDRKAVVRAMKEIYTAPTLEAAELGLAAFDKNFGAQYPGAVDVWRHAWAEFIPFLDYPPELRKIVYTTNAIESMNFQLRKITKNRGHFPDRDAAMKLLYLGLRNISSHRGGESGTGTHGWKVALNSLVNLFPGRLPF, encoded by the coding sequence ATGACGCAGAGTGGAACGCTTCGGACAAATGACGAGGCGGCGGCACAGAGAATCGCGGAGGCTTTCGCGCCGGATGCGATCGACGCGTTGTTGAAGGATGCGAAAGCGACCGGAACTCCGGTCGACGGGGTCGACGGTTTGTTGAACCGGATGACGAAGGCGGTCCTGGAGCGTGCCCTGCAGGTCGAGATGACCGACCATCTCGGGTACGAGGTCGGCGATCCGGCCGGTCACGGTACGGGGAACTCCAGGAACGGGATGTCCACGAAGACGGTGTCGACGCGTAACGGGCCGGTCGATATCGAGGTGCCGCGTGACCGGAACGGCTCGTTCGAGCCGACGATCGTGCCGAAACGTGCCCGTCGGATAGGGAACCTCGATGACACGATCCTGTCGTTGTACTCGCGGGGAATGACGACGCGTGACATCGAGGCGCACCTGGGTGAGGTCTACGGGGTCCAGGCGTCCCGGGAGTTGATCTCGAATGTCACCGAGGTGGTGGTCGATGAGATCAAGGCGTGGCAGTCCCGGCCGCTCGACGAGGTCTACCCGATCCTGTATGTGGACGGTCTGCGGATCCGGGTCAAGGACAACGGCGTGGTCACGACCAAGGTCGCCTACCTGGCCGTGGGGGTCGACGTCGACGGGCGCAAGCACGCGCTGGGCTGCTGGATCCAGGATGCCGAGGGGGCGAAGTTCTGGCAGAAGGTCTTGGCCGACCTGCGTAACCGCGGCGTGCGGGACCTGTTGATCGTGTGCTGCGACGGGCTCACCGGCCTGCCCGAGGCCGTCGTCGCGGTCTTTCCCGAGACCGTGGTGCAGACGTGCGTCGTCCATGTGATCCGTAACGCGATGCGTTTCGTTTCCTACAACGACCGGAAGGCCGTCGTCAGGGCCATGAAGGAGATCTACACCGCGCCTACCCTCGAGGCCGCCGAACTCGGCCTGGCCGCCTTCGACAAGAACTTCGGGGCCCAGTATCCGGGCGCTGTCGACGTGTGGCGTCACGCGTGGGCGGAGTTCATTCCTTTCCTGGACTACCCGCCGGAGCTCCGGAAGATCGTCTACACGACGAACGCCATCGAGTCGATGAACTTCCAGCTCCGGAAAATCACGAAGAACCGAGGCCACTTCCCGGACCGGGATGCGGCGATGAAGCTCCTCTACCTCGGACTCCGGAACATATCGAGCCATCGAGGCGGTGAGTCCGGGACCGGGACCCACGGCTGGAAAGTGGCACTCAACTCGCTCGTGAACCTCTTCCCGGGGCGCTTGCCTTTCTGA
- a CDS encoding LacI family DNA-binding transcriptional regulator encodes MDVAQAAGVSRATVGFVLNDTRGHRISTKTRERLLAAALRLRHRPNSAARALASGRSGVILVGLPDWPLEFTFRNYLDEVSLVLD; translated from the coding sequence ATGGACGTGGCCCAAGCGGCGGGGGTGTCGCGAGCGACCGTCGGATTCGTCCTCAACGACACCCGTGGGCACCGCATCTCCACGAAGACCCGCGAACGACTATTGGCCGCAGCCCTCCGCCTCCGCCACCGGCCGAACAGCGCCGCGAGGGCACTAGCCAGCGGCCGCAGTGGGGTCATCCTGGTCGGCCTGCCAGACTGGCCGCTGGAGTTCACCTTCCGCAACTACCTCGACGAAGTGTCCCTTGTGCTGGACTAG
- a CDS encoding DUF4982 domain-containing protein, translating into MDSDADEVDLPVNGRWAGTVPAGEKNRFEAEFGTVYEPGEIITVAYTGGAETGRSPLRSAATEVRLRTTADRARIAPTTPTSVARPSWPHRVGRRVAHRRRGPVHSVGTAHVLHRRVPAPALHPRWISPETNSQTFARIRKDGGAVLAAGRASEARKARHLLAVRTRDQHWQAAALIPNGDACLTVGWTTTTGPQSNDAVTPWSPEW; encoded by the coding sequence GTGGACTCGGACGCCGATGAGGTCGACCTGCCGGTGAACGGGCGCTGGGCCGGCACCGTCCCGGCGGGTGAGAAGAACCGATTCGAGGCCGAGTTCGGCACCGTCTACGAACCCGGGGAAATCATCACCGTCGCCTATACCGGCGGCGCCGAGACCGGCCGCAGCCCACTTCGGTCGGCGGCCACAGAGGTCCGGCTGCGCACCACCGCCGACCGCGCCCGGATCGCCCCGACGACACCGACCTCGGTCGCGAGACCTTCCTGGCCGCATCGAGTGGGCCGGAGAGTGGCCCACCGTCGTCGAGGACCGGTTCACAGCGTCGGCACCGCGCACGTCCTTCACCGACGCGTTCCCGCACCGGCGCTGCACCCCCGGTGGATCTCGCCCGAAACCAACTCACAGACATTCGCCCGCATTAGAAAAGACGGTGGCGCCGTCCTCGCCGCCGGCCGGGCATCTGAGGCACGCAAAGCACGCCACCTGCTCGCGGTGCGAACCCGAGACCAGCACTGGCAGGCTGCCGCATTGATCCCCAACGGCGACGCCTGCCTGACCGTCGGGTGGACGACGACCACTGGGCCGCAGTCGAACGACGCGGTGACACCTTGGTCGCCCGAATGGTAG
- a CDS encoding cytochrome P450, translating into MPDWKTVDFFNDESLVDDPYPYFDELRSVCPVLPLPHLGVVAVTGYDEATEVYRDAETFSSCNSAVGPFAPFPVPLDGDDVSGIIDRYRDLIPLHEHMITMDPPAHTRERELLMRLLTPRRLRENESFIWRLADQQIDEFIDNGSCEFIGEYAKPFAMLAVADVLGVPEADHQRFREGFGPGGNLGQIGDGEQDDGESNPLGWLDAEFTRYIEDRRREPRNDVLTSLAQATYPDGSTPEVIAVVRVSTFLFAAGQETTAVLLASTLKYLAENPEAQDELRKHPELIPDLIEETLRVESPVKADFRLARRATTIGDVEIAAGTPVMLLNGAANRDPRRFECPAEVRIDRKNVRQHISFGRGIHSCPGGPLARVEGRISLERILARTRDIRLSEEHHGSPDSRRFTYAPSWMQRGLTELHLVFTPVGGDQ; encoded by the coding sequence TTGCCCGATTGGAAGACGGTTGACTTCTTCAACGATGAGTCGCTCGTCGACGACCCCTATCCCTACTTCGACGAGTTGCGCTCGGTGTGTCCAGTCCTACCGTTGCCGCACCTTGGAGTCGTAGCCGTAACCGGCTACGACGAAGCGACTGAGGTGTACCGGGACGCCGAAACCTTCTCGTCGTGCAATTCGGCGGTCGGCCCGTTCGCGCCGTTCCCCGTACCGCTCGACGGCGATGACGTGAGCGGTATCATCGACCGGTACCGTGACCTTATTCCATTACATGAACACATGATCACTATGGACCCGCCCGCACACACCCGCGAGCGTGAACTCCTTATGCGACTTCTGACGCCGAGACGGCTCAGGGAGAATGAATCCTTCATCTGGCGCTTGGCTGATCAACAGATCGACGAATTCATCGATAACGGTAGCTGTGAGTTCATCGGCGAATATGCAAAGCCCTTCGCCATGCTCGCTGTCGCCGACGTGCTCGGCGTGCCCGAGGCCGACCACCAGAGGTTCCGCGAGGGCTTCGGTCCCGGCGGCAACCTTGGTCAGATCGGTGACGGCGAGCAGGACGACGGAGAATCCAACCCGCTCGGGTGGCTCGACGCCGAGTTCACACGGTACATCGAGGACCGGCGACGGGAACCACGCAATGATGTGCTAACCAGCCTGGCACAGGCGACCTACCCTGATGGCAGCACGCCTGAGGTGATCGCGGTGGTTCGAGTATCGACATTCCTCTTCGCCGCCGGTCAGGAGACGACCGCGGTGCTGCTCGCCTCAACTCTCAAATACCTGGCCGAAAACCCCGAAGCGCAGGACGAGCTCCGGAAGCACCCTGAGCTGATCCCTGACCTGATCGAAGAGACACTCCGCGTCGAAAGTCCCGTCAAGGCAGACTTCCGGTTGGCCAGGCGAGCAACCACCATCGGCGACGTCGAAATCGCGGCGGGCACACCGGTCATGCTACTCAACGGCGCGGCCAACCGCGATCCGCGACGTTTCGAATGCCCGGCCGAAGTTCGCATCGATCGAAAGAACGTCCGACAGCACATATCCTTCGGGCGCGGAATTCACTCTTGTCCTGGCGGGCCGCTGGCCCGCGTCGAAGGACGCATCAGCCTTGAGCGAATCCTCGCGCGGACCCGCGACATCCGGCTCTCCGAGGAGCATCACGGGTCGCCGGACTCCCGGCGCTTCACGTATGCGCCGAGCTGGATGCAGCGGGGGCTCACCGAGCTGCACCTGGTATTCACGCCCGTCGGCGGTGACCAGTGA
- a CDS encoding TauD/TfdA dioxygenase family protein has protein sequence MSVTVSPISPEVGVEITGLTGSQLADPAVAADTQKYLDEHGVVIYQGAHIGDADLVALSRLLGEVVVAPMGGEKEYPEVSAITLDPAQSVLAAYRAGTFYWHIDGANDLVPQKATLLTALEVATEGGDTEFANLYAAYDGLSDEEKARFGEFRVVHSFAAAQRLVHPNASEKMRASWDKVPSREHPMVWTRRNGRKSLLVGATADHVVGLPAEESRALLDRLLDWATQPRFALRHHWRLGDLVIWDNTGILHRAQPYTAESRRLMHRTTLVGEEAVA, from the coding sequence ATGTCCGTCACTGTCAGCCCGATCAGCCCCGAGGTGGGTGTCGAGATCACAGGCCTGACCGGCAGTCAGCTGGCGGATCCCGCGGTCGCCGCGGACACACAGAAGTACCTCGATGAGCACGGTGTGGTGATCTACCAGGGGGCGCACATCGGTGACGCCGACCTGGTGGCGCTGAGCCGGTTGCTCGGCGAGGTGGTCGTCGCGCCGATGGGCGGGGAGAAGGAGTACCCGGAGGTCTCCGCGATCACTCTGGACCCGGCGCAGAGCGTGCTCGCCGCCTACCGGGCTGGCACGTTCTACTGGCACATCGACGGCGCGAACGACCTGGTTCCGCAGAAGGCAACGCTGCTGACCGCGCTGGAGGTCGCCACGGAGGGCGGCGACACCGAGTTCGCGAACCTCTACGCGGCCTATGACGGGCTCTCCGACGAGGAGAAGGCCAGGTTCGGGGAGTTTCGCGTAGTACACAGCTTCGCCGCGGCGCAGCGGCTGGTGCACCCCAATGCGTCGGAGAAGATGCGGGCGTCGTGGGACAAGGTTCCGTCCCGGGAGCACCCTATGGTCTGGACGCGACGTAACGGGCGCAAGTCACTGCTCGTCGGAGCGACCGCGGACCACGTCGTCGGCTTACCGGCCGAGGAAAGTCGGGCGCTGCTCGACCGACTGCTCGACTGGGCGACCCAGCCCCGGTTCGCGCTGCGCCACCACTGGCGCCTCGGTGACCTGGTGATCTGGGACAACACCGGCATCCTGCACCGGGCGCAGCCCTACACGGCCGAGTCCCGCCGGCTGATGCACCGCACCACCCTGGTCGGCGAGGAAGCCGTGGCTTAG
- a CDS encoding aromatic ring-hydroxylating oxygenase subunit alpha, translating into MAHFPKPAEGSWTQHYPDLSTADASYEDSISPEHYELERKAIFGKTWLNVGRVEQLPKVGSYFTKEIDAARSSVIIVRNAEGIQAFHNVCRHRGNKLVWQDFPREETSGTARQFICKYHAWRYDLGGACTFVQQESEFFDLDKAKYSLADVRCEIWEGFIFINFDKDGTQSLVDYLGPMAADLVGYPFGEMTQVFKYKSDIGANWKLFIDAFMEFYHAPVLHVRQAVPSEAQKLQSYGYEALHYRIEGPHSMVSSWGGMSPPKDPSMVKPIENALRTGLFGPWDPPFDIELPPGVNPARHNAWGVDSFLFFPNFMILVWKPGWYLTYHYWPTAVNRHTFECSLYFAPPKTVSDRLRQEMAAASFKEYGLQDANTLEATQSMLESRAVSEFPLNDQELLLRHLHQTARAFCAEYVKTTPGAKPSPALV; encoded by the coding sequence ATGGCTCACTTCCCGAAGCCAGCTGAGGGCAGCTGGACCCAGCACTATCCCGACCTGAGCACGGCGGATGCCTCGTACGAGGACTCGATCTCGCCCGAGCACTATGAGCTCGAGCGCAAGGCGATCTTCGGTAAGACGTGGCTCAACGTCGGCCGGGTCGAGCAGCTTCCGAAGGTGGGCAGCTACTTCACCAAAGAGATCGACGCCGCTCGCTCGTCCGTGATCATTGTGCGGAACGCGGAAGGCATCCAGGCGTTTCACAACGTCTGTCGCCACCGCGGCAACAAGCTGGTCTGGCAGGACTTTCCGCGTGAGGAGACGTCCGGCACGGCGCGGCAGTTCATCTGCAAGTACCACGCCTGGCGGTACGACCTCGGCGGCGCCTGCACCTTCGTGCAGCAGGAGTCCGAGTTCTTCGACCTCGACAAGGCGAAGTACAGCCTCGCGGACGTGCGCTGCGAGATCTGGGAAGGCTTCATCTTCATCAACTTCGACAAGGACGGCACCCAGTCCCTCGTCGACTACCTCGGGCCCATGGCCGCGGATCTCGTTGGCTATCCGTTCGGCGAGATGACCCAGGTCTTCAAGTACAAGTCCGACATCGGCGCCAACTGGAAGCTGTTCATCGACGCTTTCATGGAGTTCTACCACGCGCCGGTGCTGCACGTTCGCCAGGCTGTTCCCAGCGAGGCGCAAAAGCTCCAGAGCTACGGCTACGAGGCCTTGCACTACCGCATCGAGGGACCGCACTCGATGGTCTCGAGCTGGGGCGGCATGTCCCCGCCGAAGGACCCCAGCATGGTCAAGCCGATCGAGAACGCGCTGCGCACCGGCCTGTTCGGCCCCTGGGACCCCCCGTTCGACATCGAACTCCCCCCGGGCGTCAACCCGGCCCGGCACAACGCCTGGGGCGTCGACTCGTTCCTGTTCTTCCCGAACTTCATGATCCTGGTCTGGAAGCCGGGCTGGTACCTCACGTACCACTACTGGCCGACCGCGGTGAACCGCCACACCTTCGAGTGCTCGCTGTACTTCGCTCCACCGAAGACAGTGAGCGACCGGCTTCGCCAGGAGATGGCCGCGGCGTCGTTCAAGGAGTACGGCCTGCAGGACGCCAACACCCTCGAGGCGACCCAGAGCATGCTCGAGTCCCGGGCGGTCAGCGAGTTCCCGCTGAACGACCAGGAGCTCCTCCTGCGTCACCTGCACCAGACCGCCCGCGCGTTCTGCGCCGAGTACGTCAAGACCACCCCGGGCGCCAAGCCGTCCCCGGCGCTGGTCTGA
- a CDS encoding acyl-CoA reductase, giving the protein MTAAPFAPVAASTDIVEIPFLIRGKVIEPGDDAVEYGGRTGGRFRTPNPRRYASQLVLANPSDLADLAALPIDEIIDFLAALGPRLALEDNPLMQRAYRMALEAGELTEPVLLPVYENVPALFDRSRLSGRIDRIVGKAYLDGWVEQGRPGLSTIRLRAVGTRNMHIIAGNVPIVAAMTVVNSALTKGDCLIKAPSNDPYTATAIVRTMIDMASDHPVTKHFAVGYWKGGDTAVEKEIYRPSRIEKLTAWGGMSSMTYIQRYLVPGIELIAMNPKLSISIVGHQALEDDASMATAAHGVALMAGQMNQTACSSTRLVYVEASTEDDDLDALERFGHAIKQAFEALPPHESTAPKRPDPELDRELEAIALDEEFYRVIGDSSSSGVVVSRIDEPVEFAQQLTNRIVNLVPVEDITQVTNWVSEETQTVGIYPESLREKLRDDLALHGVQRTLPLGSSLRPGVRRVPVDPDQANGLPHDGTYPLRRMVRWVIDESDDPR; this is encoded by the coding sequence ATGACCGCCGCACCGTTCGCGCCTGTGGCGGCCTCGACCGACATCGTGGAGATCCCGTTCCTCATCCGCGGGAAGGTCATCGAGCCGGGTGACGACGCCGTCGAGTACGGCGGCCGGACCGGAGGCCGATTCCGTACTCCCAACCCGCGCCGCTACGCCTCTCAGCTGGTGCTGGCCAACCCCAGCGACCTCGCCGACCTCGCCGCGCTGCCGATCGATGAGATCATCGACTTCCTCGCCGCGCTCGGCCCCCGGCTGGCCCTTGAGGACAACCCGCTGATGCAACGGGCGTACCGCATGGCGCTGGAGGCGGGCGAGCTGACCGAGCCGGTACTGCTGCCGGTCTACGAGAACGTCCCCGCGCTGTTCGACCGGTCGCGGCTGTCCGGGCGAATCGACCGGATCGTCGGCAAGGCCTACCTCGACGGCTGGGTCGAGCAGGGCCGGCCCGGCCTGTCGACGATCCGGCTGCGCGCCGTCGGCACCCGCAACATGCACATCATCGCCGGCAACGTACCGATCGTCGCTGCCATGACGGTCGTCAACTCGGCACTGACCAAGGGCGACTGCCTCATCAAGGCACCCTCGAACGACCCCTACACCGCCACCGCGATCGTCCGCACAATGATCGACATGGCGTCCGACCACCCGGTCACGAAGCACTTCGCGGTCGGCTACTGGAAAGGCGGCGACACGGCGGTCGAGAAGGAGATCTACCGGCCGTCACGGATCGAGAAGCTCACGGCCTGGGGCGGGATGTCCTCGATGACATACATCCAGCGCTACCTGGTCCCGGGCATCGAGCTCATCGCGATGAACCCGAAGCTGTCGATCTCGATCGTCGGCCACCAGGCGCTCGAAGACGACGCGTCTATGGCTACCGCGGCCCACGGGGTCGCGCTGATGGCCGGGCAGATGAACCAGACCGCCTGTTCCAGCACCCGCCTCGTCTACGTCGAGGCCAGCACCGAGGACGACGACCTGGACGCGCTCGAACGGTTCGGCCACGCGATCAAGCAGGCCTTCGAGGCACTTCCGCCGCACGAGTCGACCGCGCCCAAGCGGCCCGACCCTGAACTGGACCGCGAGCTGGAGGCGATCGCGCTCGACGAGGAGTTCTACCGCGTCATCGGCGACAGCTCCTCGTCCGGCGTCGTGGTGTCCCGGATCGACGAGCCGGTGGAGTTCGCCCAGCAGCTGACGAACCGGATCGTCAATCTGGTCCCGGTCGAGGACATCACCCAGGTCACGAACTGGGTCAGCGAGGAGACGCAGACCGTCGGGATCTACCCCGAGTCGCTGCGCGAGAAGCTGCGCGACGACCTCGCGCTGCACGGCGTCCAGCGCACGCTGCCTCTCGGCTCGTCGCTACGACCAGGCGTGCGGCGGGTGCCCGTCGACCCCGACCAGGCCAACGGACTACCGCACGACGGCACCTATCCGCTGCGCCGCATGGTCCGCTGGGTCATCGATGAATCCGACGACCCCCGCTGA
- a CDS encoding TetR/AcrR family transcriptional regulator — translation MDSTRPTTDAASTAPASGGGRPRGRPTATEAAALNEQLRRAAVDVFLEQGYERTTMETVAQAAGITKRTLYARYPDKRALFLSVISWALARQERDERLTEPVPDDLVAGLTAIARTNLARAVDPDIVRLSRMAIAESARFPEFAASSHSMTWSPRMRAAMDLLRRHAAAGTVQIDDLELAAEHFLTLVSAMPAWLAVFGISRTPENEERHLRYAVTLFLNGVLAGRSPGTATPPPPTADPSRPLAPTPDTPEGRTP, via the coding sequence ATGGACTCGACACGGCCCACCACCGACGCCGCCAGCACAGCTCCCGCCTCCGGCGGCGGGCGGCCGCGCGGGCGACCGACAGCGACCGAGGCCGCGGCACTCAACGAACAGCTCCGCCGCGCCGCGGTCGACGTCTTCCTCGAACAGGGCTACGAGCGCACCACGATGGAGACGGTCGCCCAGGCCGCCGGCATCACCAAGCGCACGCTCTACGCCCGCTACCCGGACAAGCGCGCTCTCTTCCTCTCCGTCATCTCGTGGGCGCTCGCCCGCCAGGAGCGCGACGAGCGCCTCACCGAACCGGTCCCGGATGACCTCGTCGCCGGTCTCACGGCGATCGCCCGGACCAACCTGGCCCGCGCCGTCGACCCCGACATCGTCCGCCTAAGCCGGATGGCGATCGCCGAGTCCGCCCGCTTCCCCGAGTTCGCCGCCAGCTCGCACAGCATGACCTGGTCACCGCGTATGCGCGCCGCCATGGACCTGCTGCGCCGGCACGCCGCCGCCGGCACCGTGCAGATCGACGACCTGGAGCTCGCGGCCGAGCACTTCCTCACCCTGGTCAGCGCGATGCCCGCCTGGCTCGCCGTCTTCGGCATCTCCCGCACCCCCGAAAACGAGGAACGCCACCTGCGCTACGCAGTCACCCTCTTCCTCAACGGCGTCCTCGCCGGCCGTAGCCCAGGCACCGCCACACCCCCACCACCGACCGCCGATCCCAGTCGACCGCTGGCACCGACCCCAGACACGCCTGAAGGACGCACACCATGA